Proteins from a genomic interval of Desulfofustis limnaeus:
- a CDS encoding cell division protein FtsQ/DivIB: MRQSLFRRSAAWFRRQLRRNRSRISVDSGRSAYVRLPVHEQRLQKSLLKKINAYWTQKRLARRPAALAEQSGRGLWRGALLVICLVAASILLVTGKGPGGLASLLASLDYFRLTGIEVRGCRHSSVQEVKTASGVTISTSLFAVDAEAVGAAVQSADDWVKSVRVVRRWPDELLIEVDEYEPYALITRTDNHQTGLYYLDRDGVPFLKTKAGMDLDYPVITGLEGIAVAQEHEGLAQALAFLRLVAANNPNLPAQSVSEVHVDGTGELIVYLVEHPFPIMFGGGEIRQKYLRLRKVLEVLYKPRKEGMDIARVAYIRMNYLKDRVIVGYRES, encoded by the coding sequence ATGAGACAATCGCTTTTCCGTCGAAGCGCCGCGTGGTTCAGGCGTCAGCTGCGTCGAAACCGATCGCGCATCTCGGTTGATTCTGGGAGGAGCGCGTATGTCCGGTTGCCGGTTCATGAGCAGCGCTTGCAAAAGAGCCTGTTAAAAAAAATAAACGCCTACTGGACGCAGAAAAGGCTCGCCCGTCGTCCGGCCGCCCTTGCGGAGCAGAGCGGTCGCGGCCTGTGGCGCGGCGCGTTGCTGGTTATCTGCCTGGTGGCTGCGTCGATTCTCTTGGTTACCGGCAAAGGTCCGGGAGGACTGGCCAGTCTGCTGGCGTCCCTCGACTATTTCCGGCTGACCGGTATCGAAGTTCGTGGCTGCCGCCATTCCTCCGTCCAGGAGGTAAAAACGGCCAGCGGCGTGACCATCAGCACCAGCCTGTTCGCCGTCGATGCCGAAGCGGTCGGTGCTGCGGTCCAATCCGCCGACGACTGGGTAAAATCAGTGCGGGTGGTCAGGCGCTGGCCCGATGAACTGCTGATCGAGGTGGATGAATACGAGCCGTATGCCTTGATCACGCGTACCGACAACCACCAGACCGGGCTCTATTATCTGGACCGGGACGGGGTCCCTTTCCTCAAGACCAAGGCCGGTATGGATCTTGATTATCCGGTCATCACCGGTTTGGAAGGGATCGCGGTGGCGCAGGAGCACGAAGGTCTGGCGCAGGCCCTGGCGTTTCTGCGTCTGGTCGCTGCCAACAATCCGAACCTGCCGGCGCAATCGGTTTCCGAGGTGCATGTCGATGGTACGGGGGAATTGATCGTGTACCTGGTTGAGCATCCCTTTCCGATCATGTTCGGCGGGGGAGAGATTAGACAGAAATATCTTCGTCTGCGTAAGGTCTTGGAAGTTCTTTATAAACCAAGAAAAGAAGGGATGGATATTGCCCGGGTAGCCTATATTCGCATGAATTACCTGAAAGACAGGGTCATTGTCGGTTATCGAGAGTCTTAA
- the ftsA gene encoding cell division protein FtsA, with protein sequence MSTEENMEEQPTAVEETPAGRKREERGDLVVGLDIGTTKICCVVGEVFEDGIDIIGVGTAPSLGMRKGVVVNIESTVASIRKAVKMAEDTAGCDLESVYVGIAGNHIKGFNSPGILAINGREIKQSDIQEVINAARTVKISENQQVIHVLPQEYMVDDHTGIQNPLGMTGVRLVTNVHIVTADIGAVHNMVTCCNKAGLQVADLVLESIASAKSVLTPDETELGVALVDIGGGTTDIAVFYEGTIRHTCELGLGGHNLTNDLSVGLRTPLAEAERLKEDYGSALSSIIKPNHVVDVPSVGDREPRRVTQKVLVDIIEARMVEILEMVDRELAFSGQKNRINAGVVLTGGTALLANLVDLAEQIFDLPVRIGYPGGVGGRVEDIYTPRCTTGVGLVIYGREHQLSGLHREAGVVDKMKGWFRKIM encoded by the coding sequence ATGAGCACCGAAGAAAACATGGAAGAACAGCCGACCGCCGTTGAGGAAACACCGGCCGGCAGAAAGAGAGAGGAGCGCGGCGATCTGGTGGTCGGCCTCGATATCGGTACCACCAAGATCTGCTGCGTGGTCGGTGAGGTATTCGAGGACGGTATCGATATTATCGGCGTCGGTACCGCGCCGTCTCTGGGTATGCGTAAGGGCGTGGTGGTCAATATCGAGAGTACCGTGGCCTCGATCCGCAAGGCGGTCAAAATGGCAGAGGACACCGCCGGCTGTGACCTGGAGTCGGTCTATGTGGGTATTGCCGGCAACCATATCAAGGGGTTCAACAGCCCCGGAATCCTCGCCATCAACGGTCGGGAAATAAAGCAAAGCGACATCCAGGAAGTGATCAATGCGGCGCGGACCGTGAAGATCTCCGAGAACCAGCAGGTCATTCACGTCCTGCCGCAGGAATACATGGTGGATGATCACACCGGCATCCAGAACCCGCTCGGCATGACCGGAGTCAGGCTGGTGACCAACGTCCATATCGTCACCGCTGACATCGGCGCTGTCCACAATATGGTGACCTGTTGCAACAAGGCAGGGCTGCAGGTGGCCGATCTGGTGCTGGAGTCGATCGCCTCGGCCAAATCGGTACTGACCCCGGACGAAACCGAGCTGGGCGTGGCGCTGGTGGATATCGGCGGCGGCACCACTGATATCGCCGTCTTCTACGAGGGCACCATTCGCCATACCTGTGAGCTGGGATTGGGTGGGCACAACCTGACCAATGACCTCTCGGTGGGGCTGCGCACTCCGTTGGCTGAAGCGGAACGGTTGAAAGAGGATTACGGCAGCGCCCTGTCTTCGATTATCAAACCGAACCATGTGGTCGACGTGCCTTCGGTCGGTGATCGCGAACCGCGTCGGGTAACCCAGAAGGTGCTGGTGGACATCATCGAGGCCCGGATGGTGGAGATCCTCGAGATGGTGGACCGTGAGTTGGCCTTCTCCGGCCAGAAGAACCGGATCAATGCCGGTGTCGTTCTGACCGGCGGCACCGCCTTGTTGGCCAACCTGGTCGACCTGGCCGAGCAAATCTTCGATCTGCCGGTGCGTATCGGTTATCCGGGAGGGGTCGGCGGCAGGGTTGAGGATATTTACACGCCGCGTTGCACGACCGGGGTAGGGCTGGTCATCTATGGCCGGGAGCACCAACTGTCGGGCCTGCACCGGGAGGCCGGAGTGGTGGATAAGATGAAAGGGTGGTTCAGGAAAATCATGTGA